The stretch of DNA TTCTTTCTCTACGGCGAGGCGCCGAGGGACGCCGACGACCGTTTCCTGCATCTGGAAGCCTTGGACGATCGCAGCCGCCCGAACCGCTGGACCATCCGCCCGCACGTCCATTCGAGCCTGCACCAGTTGCTGCTGATCGCCGATGGCGGCGGCGAGATGCGGGCCGAGGCGGAGCTGTTCGCCGTCGCGCCGCCCTGCCTGCTGGTGGTGCCGGCCGGCACCGCCCACGGCTTCCGCTTCGCCGACGGCACGGTGGGGACGGTGCTGACCCTCTCGGCGCGCTACCTGCGCGACCTGTGCGGGCGCGAGCCGGACCTGGCGGCGCTCTTCGCCGGCCCTGCTTCCCTCGTCCTGCCGGAGCCGGGCCCGGTCGAGGAGGCGGTGGCGGAGCTTGCCCGGGAACTGGCCTGGGCGGCGCCGGGCCGGCGCGGCGCCATCGAGGCCCATCTGATGCTGATCCTGGTCGCCGGCCTGCGCCGGCTCGCCGCGACGCGCGAGCCGCCGGCCTCGCCGGGGCCGCAGGCGCTTCTGACCGCACGCTTCCGCGAGGCAGTCGAGGCGCATCACCGCCGTGAGCGGCCGCTGATCGCCTATGCCGAGGAACTCGGGGTGACCGAGGCGCGGCTGCGCGCCGCCTGCCGGGCGGTGACGGGCTCGAGCCCCGGCCGGATCATCCGCGAGCGCCGCCTCTTGGAGGCCAAGCGCAGCCTGCTCTATTCCGACCTCGGCATCGCCGAGATCGCCTACGGCCTCGGCTTCACCGACCCGGCCTATTTCTCGCGCTTCTTCGCCAAGGGCACCGGCGAGTGCCCGCGGGCGTTCCGTGACAGGCGCGGCGCGGACAGGGGAGAGACGCGATGACGAGCGAGGACGGATCGAGCCGGCGAGGACTGACCCGCCAAGGTTTCCTGGGTGCCGCGCTGGCGGCCTCCGTCGGGGGCGGAGCCGCCGCACAGGCGACGGAGCTGCACCGGCGGCCGATCCCGGCGAGCGGCGAGACCCTGCCGGTGATCGGGCTCGGCACCTGGCGCGGCTTCGATGTCGGGGCAAAGCCCGCCGAACGGACGCCGTTGCGCGAGGTGGTGGCGACCTTGCTCGCCAAGGGCGGAAAGGTGATCGATTCCTCGCCGATGTACGGCCGGGCCGAAGGCGTCACCGGCGAGCTGCTGGCAGGGCTCAACGCTCGCGAGCGCCCGTTCCTCGCCACCAAGGTCTGGACCAGCGGCCACGAGGCGGGCATCGCCCAGATGACGCGCTCGCTCCAGCTCCTGCGCACCGACCGCCTCGACCTGATGCAGATCCACAACCTGCTCGACTGGCGCGTCCACCTGCCGACCCTGCGGGAATGGAAGGCGCGAGGACGGATCCGCTATCTCGGCATCTCGCACTATACCGAGAGCGCCTACGACGCCGTCGAGGCGGTCCTGAAGGCCGAGCGGCTGGACTTCCTCCAGATCAACTACGCCCTCGACGACCGGGCGGTGGAGGAGCGCCTGCTGCCGCTCGCGGCGGACAAGGGGGTCGCGGTTCTGGTCAACCGGCCCTTCGGCGGCGGCGGGCTCCTGCGCCGCCTCGGATCCGCGCCGCTGCCGGATTACGCGCCGGAGATCGGCTGCAGCTCCTGGGCCGAGATCCTGCTGAAATACGTCGTCTCCCATCCGGCCGTGACCTGCGCCATTCCCGGCACCGCCGATCCCGGCCACATGGCGGCGAACCTGCGCGCCGGTACCGGTCCGCTGCCGGACGAACCCTTGCGCCGCCGCATGGCCGCGACCCTGCCGCTCTGAACCCGGGTGGGCCGCAAGGAATAGTCAAGTCTCCAGCCGGCAAGACGGCGAACAAGCGCGGCCATAGCCCAGTCGATCCGCGGACAGGCGCGCCCCTGCTCGCCATATTGCTGCCGTTCTGCCTGTGTTAATGAT from Methylobacterium aquaticum encodes:
- a CDS encoding helix-turn-helix domain-containing protein, with translation MRPDPVQPPAVPHFFLYGEAPRDADDRFLHLEALDDRSRPNRWTIRPHVHSSLHQLLLIADGGGEMRAEAELFAVAPPCLLVVPAGTAHGFRFADGTVGTVLTLSARYLRDLCGREPDLAALFAGPASLVLPEPGPVEEAVAELARELAWAAPGRRGAIEAHLMLILVAGLRRLAATREPPASPGPQALLTARFREAVEAHHRRERPLIAYAEELGVTEARLRAACRAVTGSSPGRIIRERRLLEAKRSLLYSDLGIAEIAYGLGFTDPAYFSRFFAKGTGECPRAFRDRRGADRGETR
- a CDS encoding aldo/keto reductase, whose amino-acid sequence is MTSEDGSSRRGLTRQGFLGAALAASVGGGAAAQATELHRRPIPASGETLPVIGLGTWRGFDVGAKPAERTPLREVVATLLAKGGKVIDSSPMYGRAEGVTGELLAGLNARERPFLATKVWTSGHEAGIAQMTRSLQLLRTDRLDLMQIHNLLDWRVHLPTLREWKARGRIRYLGISHYTESAYDAVEAVLKAERLDFLQINYALDDRAVEERLLPLAADKGVAVLVNRPFGGGGLLRRLGSAPLPDYAPEIGCSSWAEILLKYVVSHPAVTCAIPGTADPGHMAANLRAGTGPLPDEPLRRRMAATLPL